A genomic window from Arthrobacter globiformis includes:
- a CDS encoding acetyl-CoA C-acetyltransferase produces the protein MPEAVIVSTARSPIGRAFKGSLKDERPDDLAAAMVSAALAKLPAFDPTGDSGPGLDDLYLGCAEPSGEAGSNMARVVTILTGLDNVPAATVNRFCASSLQTLRMAFHAIRAGEGQAFVAAGVEAVSRYQDWAGAGETGAQNHNPLFQPAGQRTAARAESNTPWTDPRLGGRMPDIYIAMGQTAENVATSYGVSRADQDEWAVLSQNRAEAAIASGFYAREITPYERRDGTVVDRDDSPRPGVTLDAVSALQPVFRREGTVTAGNACPLNDGAAALVVMSYDLARDLGLEPLARIVSTAATALSPELMGMGPVEASRQALARARLDMRDIDLVELNEAFAVQVVASARELKIDPARLNVHGGAIALGHPFGMTGARMTATLLNGLRETDGTMGLATLCVGGGQGMAVVLERLT, from the coding sequence ATGCCTGAAGCAGTCATTGTTTCAACCGCCAGGAGCCCGATCGGCCGCGCTTTCAAAGGGTCGCTGAAGGACGAGCGGCCGGACGACCTGGCGGCGGCCATGGTCAGCGCGGCGCTGGCCAAACTGCCGGCGTTCGACCCCACCGGAGACAGCGGGCCGGGCCTGGACGACCTGTACCTCGGCTGCGCCGAACCGAGCGGCGAGGCGGGCTCCAACATGGCTCGCGTCGTCACCATCCTCACTGGCCTGGACAACGTGCCCGCCGCCACCGTCAACAGGTTCTGTGCCTCGAGCCTGCAGACCCTCCGGATGGCCTTCCACGCCATCCGGGCGGGCGAGGGCCAGGCGTTCGTGGCGGCCGGCGTCGAAGCCGTGTCGCGCTATCAGGACTGGGCCGGGGCGGGCGAGACCGGGGCCCAGAACCACAACCCGCTGTTCCAGCCGGCCGGCCAGCGTACGGCCGCGCGCGCCGAGTCGAACACACCGTGGACGGATCCTCGGCTGGGCGGCCGCATGCCGGACATCTATATCGCCATGGGCCAGACCGCCGAGAACGTGGCCACCTCCTACGGGGTCAGCCGCGCGGACCAGGACGAATGGGCTGTGCTGAGCCAGAACCGGGCCGAGGCCGCGATCGCCTCGGGCTTCTACGCCCGCGAGATCACGCCGTATGAGCGGCGCGACGGCACAGTGGTGGACCGGGACGACTCGCCGCGGCCGGGCGTGACCCTCGACGCCGTCAGTGCCCTGCAGCCGGTCTTCCGCCGGGAAGGAACCGTCACCGCAGGCAACGCCTGCCCGCTAAATGACGGCGCCGCCGCCCTGGTGGTCATGAGCTACGACCTTGCCAGGGACCTGGGGCTGGAGCCGCTGGCCAGGATCGTCTCCACCGCGGCCACCGCACTGTCCCCCGAGCTGATGGGAATGGGGCCGGTGGAAGCCTCCCGGCAGGCGCTGGCCCGCGCCCGCCTGGACATGCGGGACATCGACCTCGTGGAGCTCAACGAGGCCTTTGCCGTGCAGGTGGTGGCCAGCGCCCGCGAACTGAAAATCGACCCCGCGAGGCTCAACGTCCACGGCGGTGCCATCGCGCTGGGCCATCCATTCGGCATGACCGGCGCCCGCATGACCGCCACGCTGCTTAATGGCCTGCGCGAGACGGACGGAACGATGGGCCTCGCCACCCTCTGCGTCGGCG
- the galK gene encoding galactokinase → MTAPATTDLEARFHAAFGRQPDGVWQAPGRVNLIGEHTDYNEGFVLPFAIDRTARVAVGVRPDSTIRLLSTYGDQGITTADTASLQAGTAKGWTKYPLGVIWSLQQRGIDVPGLDLLLGSDVPLGAGLSSSHAIECAVISALNDLTGAGMGPEDMVLATQSAENDFVGAPTGIMDQSASLRGSKGHAVFLDCRDQSVQLVPFEAEAAGLVLLVIDTKVSHSHADGGYASRRASCELGAEVLGVKALRDVTPGDLEEASGLLDEVTFRRVRHVVTENDRVLQTVELLGQQGPSAIGALLDASHASMRDDFEISCAELDLAADTSRANGAIGARMTGGGFGGAAIALTPASEEQQVRTAVVRAFAEAGYTAPDIFTVTPAAGAMRLA, encoded by the coding sequence ATGACCGCCCCCGCCACCACCGACCTCGAGGCCCGGTTCCACGCCGCATTCGGCCGCCAGCCCGACGGCGTGTGGCAGGCTCCCGGCCGAGTCAATCTGATCGGCGAGCACACAGACTACAACGAGGGCTTCGTGCTGCCGTTCGCCATCGACCGGACCGCCCGGGTCGCCGTCGGGGTCCGCCCCGATTCCACCATCCGGCTGCTCTCGACCTACGGCGACCAGGGAATCACGACGGCGGACACAGCTTCGCTGCAGGCCGGGACGGCCAAAGGCTGGACCAAGTACCCGCTGGGCGTCATCTGGTCCCTGCAGCAGCGCGGCATCGACGTCCCGGGCCTGGACCTGCTGCTGGGCTCCGACGTGCCCCTCGGCGCCGGGTTGTCCTCTTCGCATGCCATTGAATGCGCCGTGATCTCCGCACTCAATGACCTCACCGGAGCAGGCATGGGTCCGGAGGACATGGTCCTGGCCACCCAGAGCGCGGAGAACGACTTTGTCGGCGCACCCACGGGCATCATGGACCAGTCCGCCTCGCTGCGCGGCTCCAAGGGCCACGCTGTGTTCCTGGACTGCCGGGACCAGAGTGTCCAACTGGTTCCCTTCGAGGCCGAGGCGGCCGGCCTGGTCCTGCTGGTCATCGACACCAAGGTGTCCCATTCCCATGCCGACGGCGGCTACGCCTCCCGCCGGGCGTCCTGCGAACTGGGCGCCGAGGTGCTCGGCGTTAAGGCACTCCGGGACGTCACGCCAGGTGATTTGGAGGAGGCCAGCGGGCTGCTGGACGAGGTCACGTTCCGCCGCGTGCGCCACGTGGTCACCGAGAACGACCGCGTGCTGCAGACCGTGGAGCTCCTGGGCCAACAGGGCCCGTCGGCGATCGGCGCCCTGCTCGACGCCAGCCATGCGTCCATGCGCGACGACTTTGAGATCTCGTGCGCCGAACTGGATCTCGCCGCCGATACCTCCCGGGCCAACGGCGCCATCGGCGCCCGGATGACCGGCGGCGGTTTTGGCGGCGCCGCCATCGCCCTGACTCCGGCGAGCGAGGAGCAGCAGGTGCGTACCGCCGTCGTACGGGCCTTCGCGGAGGCGGGGTACACCGCGCCGGACATCTTCACGGTCACCCCAGCGGCCGGGGCAATGCGGCTGGCATAG
- the galT gene encoding galactose-1-phosphate uridylyltransferase, translating to MTHITSTHLADGRELLYFDDAGSPRPRSVERTQDRRDLPARGEPGEVRYDALTGEWVAVAAHRQTRTHLPPADQCPICPTTDANPSEIPAPDYDVVVFENRFPSLGPALGPVPANPGWGTTGPAFGRCEVVTFTPEHTGSFSGLSETRARTVVEAWAHRTAALSALPGIKQVFPFENRGADIGVTLHHPHGQIYAYPYVTPRAAVMGAAARRFYDDADGRHTLTGSLLRAEREDGSRMVLESDSFSAYVPFAARWPLEIHLVPHRQVPDLAALTGEEKDELAHVYLDLLKRLDALYPTPTPYISAWHQAPVDDLLRPASYLHLQLTSPRRAADKLKFLAGSEAAMGAFINDTTPEQVAERLRSVTVPASPAEALAPAAPGLIEQGVTEPDLIEGAHA from the coding sequence ATGACCCATATCACCAGCACCCACCTCGCCGACGGCCGTGAATTGCTCTACTTTGACGACGCCGGCTCGCCCCGCCCGCGGTCCGTGGAGCGCACCCAGGACCGCCGGGATCTCCCGGCCCGCGGGGAGCCCGGCGAAGTCCGGTATGACGCACTGACCGGCGAATGGGTGGCAGTGGCCGCGCACCGGCAGACGCGCACCCACCTGCCGCCGGCGGACCAGTGCCCCATCTGCCCCACCACAGACGCCAACCCGTCGGAGATCCCGGCGCCCGACTACGACGTCGTGGTGTTCGAGAACCGCTTCCCCTCCCTGGGCCCGGCCCTTGGCCCGGTCCCCGCCAACCCGGGCTGGGGAACCACGGGCCCGGCGTTCGGGCGCTGCGAGGTGGTCACCTTCACTCCGGAACACACGGGATCGTTCAGCGGCCTGAGCGAAACGCGTGCCCGCACAGTGGTGGAGGCCTGGGCGCACCGGACGGCAGCCCTCAGCGCGCTGCCCGGCATCAAGCAGGTTTTCCCGTTCGAGAACCGTGGCGCGGACATCGGCGTCACCCTGCACCACCCGCACGGCCAGATTTACGCCTACCCCTATGTCACGCCTCGCGCCGCCGTCATGGGCGCGGCCGCGCGGAGGTTTTATGATGACGCCGATGGGCGGCACACACTGACCGGCTCGCTGCTGCGCGCCGAACGGGAGGACGGCAGCCGGATGGTGCTGGAAAGCGACAGCTTCAGCGCCTACGTTCCGTTCGCCGCCCGCTGGCCGCTGGAGATCCACCTCGTGCCGCACCGCCAGGTCCCGGATCTGGCGGCGCTGACCGGAGAGGAGAAGGACGAACTGGCCCACGTCTACCTCGACCTGCTCAAGCGCCTCGACGCCCTCTATCCCACCCCGACGCCCTACATTTCGGCCTGGCACCAGGCCCCGGTGGATGACCTGCTGCGCCCCGCAAGCTACCTCCACCTGCAGCTGACCTCCCCGCGCCGCGCGGCGGACAAGCTCAAGTTCCTGGCCGGCTCCGAAGCGGCCATGGGTGCCTTCATCAACGACACCACGCCCGAACAGGTGGCAGAGCGGCTCCGCTCGGTCACCGTTCCGGCGTCCCCGGCCGAGGCGCTCGCTCCGGCCGCGCCCGGCCTCATCGAACAGGGCGTTACCGAACCAGACCTCATCGAAGGAGCCCACGCATGA
- a CDS encoding DeoR/GlpR family DNA-binding transcription regulator produces the protein MLATQRQHLILQELDAEGTVRVAALADLLRVSEMTVRRDIDALDADGLLLRVHGGATRAGAFSAVEPGFGAKSAREADAKRAIAAEALMLLRPGMTLLVSGGTTTHELARLLPRDLGLTVATNSLMAANALAASGDGGIRTVVLGGQRTPSEALVGPVTVHALDNLHADLCFMGVHGFDPKAGITSPNLLESEVNAAMIAASDQLAVLADATKYGTVGLAGIAPLSAVGTLITDGRISTGPAGPAAEELLRQSVGELRLARIAPGFPTG, from the coding sequence ATGCTCGCAACACAGCGGCAGCACCTCATCCTCCAGGAACTCGATGCCGAAGGCACGGTCCGCGTCGCGGCACTCGCGGACCTGCTCCGTGTCTCCGAGATGACCGTCCGGCGTGACATCGATGCGCTCGATGCCGACGGCCTGCTGCTGCGGGTTCACGGCGGTGCCACCCGCGCCGGCGCGTTCAGCGCCGTCGAACCGGGCTTCGGAGCAAAGTCCGCCCGGGAAGCAGACGCGAAACGGGCCATCGCGGCGGAGGCCCTCATGCTGCTCCGCCCCGGCATGACCCTGCTGGTTTCCGGCGGCACCACCACCCACGAGCTGGCGCGGCTACTCCCCCGGGATCTCGGGCTCACGGTGGCCACCAACTCCCTCATGGCAGCCAACGCGCTGGCGGCGTCCGGCGACGGCGGCATCCGCACCGTGGTCCTGGGCGGCCAGCGCACCCCGTCCGAGGCCCTTGTTGGCCCGGTCACGGTGCACGCCCTGGACAACCTGCACGCCGACCTCTGCTTCATGGGCGTGCACGGCTTCGACCCGAAGGCCGGCATCACCTCACCAAACCTGCTCGAGTCCGAGGTCAACGCCGCCATGATCGCGGCATCGGACCAGTTGGCAGTACTGGCCGACGCCACCAAGTACGGGACCGTGGGGCTCGCCGGGATCGCCCCGCTGTCCGCCGTCGGCACCCTCATCACCGACGGCCGGATCAGCACAGGCCCCGCCGGCCCAGCCGCCGAGGAGCTGCTCCGGCAGTCCGTCGGCGAACTGCGGCTGGCACGCATCGCCCCCGGCTTCCCAACTGGGTAG
- a CDS encoding aldose 1-epimerase family protein: protein MTSRRYATGRQYELRRGDALAVVTELAAGLRWYSRGDVQLTESYGDSDIPPGATGITLAPWANRVEDGVWHLNGKKQQLDITEVSKNNASHGLLRNAAYSLVAESEFAVTLEAPVFPQHGYPFLVRHRVEYSLAEDLGLEVRQTLVNDSETEAPFVLGAHPYLRIGDVPSEDLTLTVNAATRLVADERLIPRSSEPVSADSDLRQGRTVGDLDLDAALTDLAFDGGIARHTLTAPDGRSVSLWQDETCPFVHVFVSRIYPGRAAAVALEPMTGPANAFNSGDSLRWLAPGDSFTITWGIRADLAGPLTKQYPARAVHSRAVARFP, encoded by the coding sequence ATGACTTCGAGGCGTTACGCCACGGGCAGGCAGTACGAGCTCAGGCGCGGTGACGCGCTCGCCGTGGTCACCGAGCTCGCTGCCGGGCTGCGGTGGTACAGCCGCGGGGACGTCCAGCTGACGGAGTCCTACGGGGATTCCGACATTCCGCCCGGCGCCACCGGGATTACCCTGGCGCCCTGGGCGAACAGGGTGGAGGACGGTGTCTGGCACCTGAACGGCAAGAAGCAGCAGCTGGACATCACCGAGGTTTCCAAAAACAACGCAAGCCACGGGCTCCTGCGCAACGCGGCGTACTCCCTCGTCGCGGAATCCGAGTTTGCCGTGACGCTCGAGGCTCCGGTGTTCCCCCAGCACGGCTATCCCTTTCTGGTGCGGCACCGCGTGGAGTACTCCCTGGCCGAGGACCTGGGCCTGGAGGTGCGGCAAACGCTGGTCAACGATTCCGAGACCGAGGCGCCGTTCGTGCTCGGGGCGCACCCGTACCTCCGGATCGGCGACGTGCCCTCCGAGGACCTCACGCTGACGGTCAATGCCGCAACGCGGCTGGTGGCGGACGAGCGGCTCATCCCGCGCAGCTCCGAACCCGTGTCAGCGGACAGCGACCTGCGGCAGGGGAGGACCGTGGGGGACCTGGATCTCGACGCCGCCCTGACTGACTTGGCGTTCGACGGCGGGATCGCCCGCCACACGCTGACCGCGCCGGACGGCCGCAGCGTCAGCCTGTGGCAGGACGAGACCTGCCCGTTCGTCCACGTGTTTGTCAGCCGCATCTACCCGGGCCGGGCCGCGGCTGTGGCGCTGGAACCGATGACAGGGCCGGCGAATGCCTTTAACTCGGGGGACAGCCTCCGCTGGCTGGCGCCCGGGGACTCGTTCACCATCACCTGGGGCATCCGCGCTGACCTGGCCGGGCCCCTGACCAAGCAGTACCCGGCCAGGGCAGTACACAGTCGGGCCGTGGCGCGTTTCCCATAG
- a CDS encoding AI-2E family transporter has protein sequence MTPAKDATPDDAANTSASATGGASPTDSASGTGSASPTGRASTANAPRPFGRGPSERLEPRRIRTDRDLEQDIPYGVRIAAAWAWRLGLILLVIGVLVWLLAKVSFLIIPVMVAALLAGLLSPVVKWLRESRVPNGAAVAITVVGFIGLIAGSLALVGRQLALGFQELWSEALTGVQQVQDWLAEGPLHLTAAQIDQYIQEATAALQNNSSSILSGALSFGSTAGHFAAGLVLALFILVFFLLQGSRIWSFLVRLLPRQARIPADGAGRRGWTSMVSYARIQLFVAFVDAVGIGVGAAIIGVPLALPLGVLVFIGSFIPVVGALVTGVIAVLLAMVANGPVNALIMLGIVLLVQQLESHILQPLVMGKAVALHPVAVILSVAAGSYLAGIPGALFSVPILAVANSAIRYIAARTWEHELVPAAAGTADLASADEDNTFREVRLPGSHSGHGNPADTAHGAPDGNAAPGADVESPKGE, from the coding sequence ATGACGCCAGCAAAGGACGCCACACCAGACGACGCCGCCAACACGAGCGCCAGCGCGACAGGCGGCGCCAGCCCGACAGACAGTGCCAGCGGCACCGGCAGCGCCAGCCCGACGGGCAGGGCGAGCACCGCAAACGCGCCCCGGCCCTTCGGGCGGGGTCCATCCGAACGTCTCGAGCCCCGGCGCATCCGGACGGACCGTGACCTTGAACAGGACATTCCCTACGGGGTGCGCATTGCAGCGGCATGGGCCTGGCGGCTGGGGCTGATCCTGCTGGTCATCGGGGTGCTGGTCTGGCTGCTGGCCAAGGTCAGCTTCCTCATCATTCCCGTCATGGTCGCTGCGCTGCTGGCCGGCCTGCTGAGCCCCGTGGTGAAGTGGCTGCGGGAGTCGCGCGTGCCCAACGGGGCCGCCGTCGCCATCACGGTCGTGGGCTTCATCGGACTCATCGCCGGTTCCCTGGCGCTCGTGGGCCGGCAGCTGGCCCTCGGTTTCCAGGAGCTGTGGAGCGAGGCGCTGACAGGTGTCCAGCAGGTCCAGGACTGGCTGGCCGAGGGCCCGCTGCACCTGACCGCGGCCCAGATCGACCAGTACATCCAGGAGGCCACGGCCGCACTGCAGAACAACAGCAGCAGCATCCTCAGCGGCGCCCTGTCCTTCGGGAGCACCGCCGGCCACTTCGCGGCGGGACTGGTCCTGGCTCTGTTCATCCTGGTCTTCTTCCTCCTGCAAGGCAGCCGCATCTGGTCCTTCCTGGTCCGGCTCCTGCCGCGACAGGCGCGGATCCCCGCCGACGGCGCGGGCAGGCGCGGGTGGACCTCCATGGTCAGCTATGCGCGGATCCAGCTGTTCGTGGCCTTCGTGGATGCCGTGGGCATCGGCGTCGGCGCGGCGATCATCGGTGTCCCGCTGGCCCTGCCGCTGGGCGTGCTGGTGTTCATTGGTTCCTTCATCCCCGTGGTCGGTGCGTTGGTGACGGGTGTCATCGCGGTGCTACTCGCCATGGTGGCCAACGGTCCGGTCAATGCCCTGATCATGCTGGGCATCGTGCTGCTGGTGCAGCAGCTGGAAAGCCACATCTTGCAGCCGCTGGTCATGGGCAAGGCCGTTGCCCTGCACCCTGTGGCCGTGATCCTGTCCGTTGCCGCCGGCTCCTACCTCGCCGGCATCCCCGGGGCGCTCTTCTCGGTCCCCATCCTGGCCGTAGCAAACTCGGCGATTCGGTATATTGCTGCCAGAACGTGGGAACATGAACTTGTGCCGGCTGCCGCGGGTACCGCAGACCTGGCCTCTGCCGACGAGGACAACACCTTCAGGGAAGTCCGGCTGCCGGGTTCGCATTCCGGCCACGGCAACCCTGCCGACACTGCACACGGTGCCCCGGACGGCAACGCCGCCCCCGGCGCCGACGTCGAATCACCTAAAGGAGAATAG
- the ilvA gene encoding threonine ammonia-lyase — MNTPESLPVTLDDVLEAQKLLDGIIARTPVESSRALGAMVGGEVYFKCENLQRAGSFKVRGAYVRMARLSEAEKKRGVVAASAGNHAQGVAVAAKSLGIKARIYMPLGVALPKLAATRSHGAEVVLHGHNVDEALAEAQRYADDTGAVFVHPFDNVDVVAGQGTLGLEILEQVPNVDTILMGVGGGGLLAGVAVAVKARAKELGREIRIIGVQAENAAAYPPSLAADALVPLKKVSTMADGIAVGRPGQLPFSIIRELVDDVVTVSEDSLARALIFLLERAKMVVEPAGAVGVAALMEGKIENPGTTAVVLSGGNIDPMLMLKVIQRGLSAAGRYMTVRMMLDDRPGSLATIARIIAENDANVTGLDHTRVGGSISMGDVSITVNLETKGHEHGEQVLGALRAEGFQPIVVH, encoded by the coding sequence GTGAACACCCCCGAAAGCCTTCCCGTCACGCTGGACGATGTCCTTGAGGCGCAGAAGCTGCTGGACGGGATTATTGCGCGGACCCCGGTGGAGTCATCCCGGGCCCTGGGCGCCATGGTGGGCGGCGAGGTCTACTTCAAGTGCGAGAACCTGCAGCGCGCCGGCTCCTTCAAGGTGCGCGGCGCCTACGTGCGGATGGCGCGCCTCTCCGAAGCCGAGAAGAAGCGTGGCGTGGTGGCAGCCTCCGCCGGCAACCACGCCCAGGGCGTGGCCGTCGCGGCCAAGAGCCTGGGCATCAAGGCCCGGATCTACATGCCGCTCGGCGTGGCACTGCCCAAGCTCGCCGCCACGCGCAGCCACGGCGCCGAGGTGGTCCTGCACGGGCACAACGTGGATGAGGCCCTCGCCGAGGCCCAGCGGTACGCCGACGACACCGGAGCCGTCTTCGTCCACCCCTTCGACAACGTGGACGTTGTGGCCGGCCAGGGCACCCTGGGCCTGGAGATCCTCGAGCAGGTGCCCAACGTCGACACCATCCTGATGGGGGTCGGCGGCGGAGGCCTGCTCGCCGGAGTCGCGGTGGCCGTCAAGGCCCGCGCGAAGGAACTCGGCCGCGAAATCCGCATCATCGGCGTGCAGGCAGAAAACGCGGCCGCCTACCCGCCGTCGCTGGCAGCGGACGCCCTGGTGCCGCTCAAGAAGGTGTCCACCATGGCCGACGGCATCGCCGTGGGCCGGCCCGGGCAGCTGCCCTTCAGCATCATCCGCGAACTCGTGGACGATGTGGTGACCGTCAGCGAAGACTCGCTGGCGCGGGCCCTGATCTTCCTGCTGGAACGCGCCAAGATGGTGGTGGAGCCCGCCGGTGCCGTGGGCGTGGCTGCCCTCATGGAGGGCAAGATCGAGAACCCGGGAACCACCGCCGTCGTCCTGTCCGGCGGCAACATCGACCCCATGCTGATGTTGAAGGTGATCCAGCGCGGCCTTTCCGCCGCCGGCCGCTACATGACCGTGCGGATGATGCTCGATGACCGCCCGGGCTCGCTGGCCACCATCGCCCGCATCATCGCCGAGAACGACGCCAACGTGACCGGCCTCGACCACACCCGCGTGGGCGGCTCCATCAGCATGGGCGACGTCTCCATCACGGTAAACCTTGAAACCAAGGGCCACGAGCACGGCGAACAGGTCCTCGGCGCCCTGCGCGCGGAGGGCTTCCAGCCGATCGTGGTCCACTAG
- a CDS encoding rhomboid family intramembrane serine protease, with the protein MLDTPGEAPATKETTAARAKGGLLVVGSFVVLLFAIELLNTVLLHSLNGVFGLRPRSADGILDVFTFPLLHANLNHVMSNALPLIIFGFLVFLSGIRVFLTAVACSWLGSGLAVWLFGAGGITVGSSGLVFGLFAFLLVRGFFNRSWWQILLSVVLFLAYGSILFGIIPNVAAYVSWQAHLGGAAGGVLAAVVLRARASRR; encoded by the coding sequence ATGCTGGACACGCCGGGGGAGGCACCCGCCACCAAGGAAACGACCGCTGCCCGCGCCAAAGGCGGACTGCTGGTGGTGGGATCGTTCGTGGTGCTGCTGTTCGCCATCGAGCTGCTCAACACGGTGCTGCTGCACTCGCTGAACGGCGTCTTCGGGCTCAGGCCCCGAAGCGCCGACGGCATCCTTGACGTGTTCACCTTCCCGCTGCTGCACGCCAACCTCAACCACGTCATGTCCAATGCGCTGCCGCTGATCATCTTCGGGTTCCTGGTGTTCCTGTCCGGGATCCGGGTGTTCCTCACGGCCGTGGCCTGCAGCTGGCTGGGTTCCGGGCTGGCCGTCTGGCTGTTTGGTGCCGGCGGGATCACCGTGGGTTCGTCCGGCCTGGTCTTCGGTCTCTTCGCGTTTCTCCTGGTGCGCGGGTTTTTCAACCGCAGCTGGTGGCAGATCCTGCTCTCTGTGGTGCTGTTCCTGGCCTACGGCAGCATCCTTTTCGGGATCATTCCGAACGTGGCAGCGTACGTGTCCTGGCAGGCCCACCTCGGCGGCGCCGCAGGCGGCGTCCTGGCCGCCGTCGTGCTGCGGGCACGGGCGTCCCGCCGCTAA
- the greA gene encoding transcription elongation factor GreA — protein sequence MSTTNSAPAAWLTQEAFDRLKAELDHLSGPGRAEIVQKIDAARQEGDLKENGGYHAAKEEQGKIEARIRQLTVLLRDAHVGESPADDGIVEPGMIVVARIAGDEETFLLGSREIAGDSDLDVFSEKSPLGAAIMGHKEGDKLSYTAPNGKDIPVEILSAKPYSG from the coding sequence GTGTCTACCACTAACAGCGCGCCTGCAGCTTGGCTTACCCAGGAAGCTTTTGACCGCCTGAAGGCAGAGCTGGACCACCTTTCCGGCCCCGGCCGTGCGGAAATCGTCCAGAAGATCGACGCTGCCCGTCAGGAGGGAGACCTCAAGGAGAACGGCGGTTACCACGCTGCGAAGGAAGAGCAGGGCAAGATCGAGGCCCGCATCCGCCAACTGACCGTCCTGCTTCGCGACGCTCACGTCGGTGAGTCACCTGCCGACGACGGAATCGTTGAGCCGGGCATGATCGTCGTCGCCCGCATCGCCGGTGACGAGGAGACCTTCCTGCTCGGCTCCCGTGAAATCGCCGGCGACTCCGACCTGGACGTCTTCAGCGAGAAGTCCCCGCTCGGTGCCGCGATCATGGGCCACAAGGAGGGCGACAAGCTCAGCTACACCGCCCCCAACGGCAAGGACATCCCGGTGGAGATCCTCTCCGCCAAGCCCTACTCGGGCTAA
- a CDS encoding DUF4307 domain-containing protein, which translates to MTTEDKSGIAEPADISLANRYGRPKRRLSRKARRWAVIVALAIGMGFLAWVSTSNATASVTFKDIGYRTTDATQAEVDFQVTREPGTAVKCAIKALDSKFAVVGWKVVDIPPVAQEAQGQSADGGRTLAQRVVLRTESQAVSGVVDNCWIPKPAAS; encoded by the coding sequence GTGACTACCGAGGACAAGTCGGGCATTGCCGAGCCTGCAGACATTAGCCTAGCCAATCGCTATGGCCGTCCAAAGCGCAGGCTGTCCCGAAAGGCCAGGCGCTGGGCGGTTATCGTTGCCCTGGCAATCGGGATGGGCTTTCTGGCCTGGGTCTCCACGTCCAATGCCACGGCGTCGGTGACGTTCAAGGACATCGGCTACCGGACGACGGATGCCACGCAGGCCGAAGTGGACTTCCAGGTGACGAGGGAACCCGGCACGGCCGTCAAGTGCGCCATCAAGGCGCTCGATTCCAAGTTCGCAGTTGTCGGCTGGAAGGTGGTCGACATTCCGCCGGTGGCACAGGAGGCGCAGGGCCAGAGCGCCGACGGCGGGCGCACCCTCGCCCAGCGTGTTGTCCTTCGCACCGAATCGCAGGCCGTCTCGGGTGTCGTGGACAACTGCTGGATTCCGAAGCCCGCGGCTTCCTAG
- the mca gene encoding mycothiol conjugate amidase Mca, giving the protein MTASTSQSSTLRLLAVHAHPDDESSKGAATMAMYAAAGVDVMVATCTDGSRGDIQNPAMEAEPHPKRDMAGARRLEMKEAARLLGIRQRWLGFVDSGLPEGDPLPPLPAGCFALQPLERAAAPLVRLVRDFKPHVIVSYDENGGYPHPDHIMAHRVAVEAFDAAGDPARYPGTGEAWEPSKLYYDRAFSPERFRALHFALEEAGLQSPYAQRLAAWLEADAEGHTPPPPTHETTTQVDCGDFFEARDNALRAHRTQVDPLGFFFAVSAEMQARVWPWEDYTLIRSKVASELPEKDLFAGLR; this is encoded by the coding sequence ATGACAGCGTCCACCAGCCAGTCGTCCACGCTTCGCCTGCTGGCAGTCCACGCCCACCCGGATGACGAGTCCAGCAAGGGCGCAGCCACCATGGCCATGTATGCCGCGGCCGGCGTGGACGTTATGGTGGCGACCTGCACGGACGGCTCACGGGGCGACATCCAGAACCCGGCCATGGAGGCCGAGCCCCATCCGAAGCGCGACATGGCAGGCGCCCGCCGGCTCGAAATGAAAGAGGCCGCCCGACTGCTGGGCATCCGGCAGCGCTGGCTGGGCTTCGTGGACTCCGGGCTGCCCGAGGGCGACCCGCTCCCGCCGCTGCCGGCCGGGTGCTTCGCGCTGCAGCCCCTGGAACGGGCAGCGGCGCCCCTCGTTCGGCTGGTCCGGGACTTCAAGCCGCACGTCATCGTCAGCTACGACGAAAACGGCGGCTACCCGCATCCGGACCACATCATGGCGCACCGGGTTGCGGTGGAGGCCTTCGACGCGGCGGGCGACCCCGCGCGGTATCCGGGCACCGGCGAGGCCTGGGAGCCGAGCAAGCTCTACTACGACCGCGCCTTCAGCCCGGAACGCTTCCGTGCCCTGCACTTTGCGCTGGAGGAGGCCGGGCTCCAGTCGCCCTATGCCCAGCGCCTCGCCGCCTGGCTTGAGGCCGACGCCGAAGGGCACACGCCGCCGCCGCCCACGCACGAAACGACCACCCAGGTGGACTGCGGCGACTTCTTCGAAGCCCGTGACAACGCCCTCCGGGCCCACCGGACCCAGGTGGACCCGCTGGGCTTCTTCTTCGCCGTGTCGGCGGAGATGCAGGCGCGCGTCTGGCCCTGGGAGGACTACACGCTGATCCGATCCAAGGTGGCCTCCGAGCTGCCGGAAAAGGACCTCTTCGCGGGGCTAAGATAG